TAGACATGAGTACGGTGTGCTATCTTTCCTAAAGCTGTTAGAGCGAGATGTGAGTATCGTCCAACGTTTGTTCTACTATGAGTCCTGAAGTGAGTTACGTTTCAGGGTTACAAAGTCCCTAGAAATACTAGGAATTAAAATTTACATTGCTATGGTTTGATTATTTGTTGAGCACCAAAAATAGAAAGCTACTTTTAGCATTTGTTgatttctctcccccccccccacctctgcttGGTACTTTTCCACATACCAGGGCAAACCAATTCCATCACCATGAGTTGGAGCTTCCTGACTCGCCTGCTAGAGGAGATCCACAACCATTCCACGTTTGTAGGGAAGATCTGGCTCACCGTGCTGATTGTCTTCCGAATTGTCCTGACTGCTGTAGGAGGAGAGTCCATCTACTATGACGAGCAAAGCAAATTTGTGTGCAACACAGAGCAGCCGGGCTGTGAGAACGTCTGCTATGATGCCTTTGCACCGCTCTCCCACGTGCGGTTCTGGGTGTTCCAGATCATCCTGGTTGCAACTCCCTCTGTGATGTACCTGGGATATGCGATTCATAAGATTGCCAAAATGGAGCATGGTGAGGCAGACAAGAAGGCAGCTCGGAGCAAACCCTATGCCATGCGTTGGAAACAGCACCGGGCTCTGGAAGAAACGGAAGAGGACCATGAAGAGGATCCTATGATGTATCCAGAAATGGAGCtagaaagtgaaaaagaaaataaagagcagAGCCAACCAAAACCGAAGCATGATGGCCGGAGACGAATTCGGGAGGATGGGCTCATGAAAATCTACGTGTTGCAGCTACTGGCCAGGACTGTGTTTGAAGTGGGCTTTCTAATAGGACAGTATTTCCTGTATGGTTTTCAAGTCCATCCATTTTATGTGTGCAGCAGGCTTCCTTGTCCTCATAAAATAGACTGCTTTATTTCTAGACCCACTGAAAAGACCATCTTCCTTCTGATAATGTATGGTGTTACAGGCCTCTGCCTATTGCTTAACATTTGGGAGATGCTCCATTTAGGGTTTGGGACCATTCGAGAC
This Peromyscus leucopus breed LL Stock chromosome 8b, UCI_PerLeu_2.1, whole genome shotgun sequence DNA region includes the following protein-coding sequences:
- the Gjc1 gene encoding gap junction gamma-1 protein, translating into MSWSFLTRLLEEIHNHSTFVGKIWLTVLIVFRIVLTAVGGESIYYDEQSKFVCNTEQPGCENVCYDAFAPLSHVRFWVFQIILVATPSVMYLGYAIHKIAKMEHGEADKKAARSKPYAMRWKQHRALEETEEDHEEDPMMYPEMELESEKENKEQSQPKPKHDGRRRIREDGLMKIYVLQLLARTVFEVGFLIGQYFLYGFQVHPFYVCSRLPCPHKIDCFISRPTEKTIFLLIMYGVTGLCLLLNIWEMLHLGFGTIRDSLNSKRRELDDPGAYNYPFTWNTPSAPPGYNIAVKPDQIQYTELSNAKIAYKQNKANIAQEQQYGSHEEQLPADLETLQREIRTAQERLDLAIQAYHHQNNPHGPREKKAKVGSKSGSNKSSVSSKSGDGKTSVWI